One window from the genome of Gimesia aquarii encodes:
- a CDS encoding POT family MFS transporter: protein MAQTKYKTSPVSTTKMPAGIPYIVGNEAAERFSFYGMRGILVVFMTKYILNASGEPDYMSKGDASAIFHLFVAAAYFFPLLGSLLSDVLWGKYKTILVLSIVYCLGHLALAIDVTRTGLYLGLILISIGAGGIKPCVSAHVGDQFGNGNKHLLSKVFGWFYLAINLGAFFSSLLIPEVLRTYGPHYAFGVPGLLMFIATILFWMGRNKFVHIPPSGWEKFRKETFGKEGLQALLNLSVLYYVFLPVFWALFDQTGSSWVLQGLQMNSSEFAGFELTAAKVQAFNPLFILILVPTFSYVVYPMIDKVFPLTPLRKISIGFFLAAASFAISALIQIQIDANPTNPPHLLWQAVPYLVLTAGEVMVSITCLEFSYTQAPKSMKSFIMSLYFLSVTVGNLLTAGVNKFNIIDKEISYLEGADYFWFFSGIMFVAAVLFIFVAKHYRGKTYIQGDESDTSLAQEEGVQ from the coding sequence ATGGCACAGACGAAATACAAGACGAGCCCGGTATCAACAACTAAAATGCCTGCCGGAATTCCCTATATTGTGGGGAACGAAGCAGCTGAGCGATTCAGTTTTTACGGCATGCGGGGAATTTTGGTTGTCTTTATGACCAAATACATTCTCAATGCCAGTGGTGAGCCAGACTATATGTCAAAAGGTGATGCGTCTGCTATCTTTCACCTCTTCGTTGCTGCTGCTTATTTTTTTCCGCTGTTGGGGTCGCTACTCTCAGATGTGCTCTGGGGAAAATATAAAACCATTTTGGTGCTTTCCATTGTTTATTGTCTCGGCCATCTGGCTTTGGCCATCGATGTGACTCGGACCGGGCTTTACCTGGGCCTGATTCTGATTTCGATTGGTGCCGGTGGGATTAAACCCTGTGTTTCAGCACATGTCGGAGACCAGTTTGGTAATGGGAACAAGCATTTACTCAGTAAAGTGTTTGGCTGGTTTTATCTGGCCATTAATCTGGGAGCCTTCTTTTCCTCTCTGCTCATTCCTGAAGTCTTAAGAACCTATGGTCCGCATTATGCATTCGGAGTTCCAGGACTGTTGATGTTCATCGCCACAATTTTGTTCTGGATGGGGCGTAATAAATTTGTTCATATTCCTCCGTCCGGCTGGGAAAAGTTTCGAAAAGAGACGTTCGGCAAAGAGGGTTTACAGGCCTTACTCAATCTATCGGTACTTTATTATGTTTTCCTACCTGTATTCTGGGCATTATTCGATCAGACGGGATCTTCCTGGGTGTTGCAGGGGTTGCAGATGAATTCATCTGAGTTTGCAGGATTTGAACTGACAGCCGCTAAAGTCCAGGCATTCAATCCGCTTTTCATTCTTATTTTAGTACCGACGTTTTCTTACGTCGTTTATCCAATGATTGATAAAGTTTTCCCACTGACTCCCCTGCGAAAAATATCCATTGGATTCTTTTTAGCGGCTGCCTCGTTTGCCATCAGCGCTCTCATTCAGATTCAAATTGATGCAAATCCGACAAACCCTCCACACCTTCTCTGGCAGGCAGTACCTTATTTAGTGCTGACGGCAGGTGAAGTGATGGTTTCCATCACCTGTTTGGAGTTTTCGTATACACAGGCTCCAAAATCGATGAAATCATTTATTATGTCGCTCTATTTTCTCTCAGTGACAGTTGGGAATTTACTGACAGCGGGCGTGAATAAATTCAATATAATTGATAAAGAGATTTCCTATCTGGAAGGGGCCGACTATTTCTGGTTCTTTTCAGGTATTATGTTTGTGGCGGCTGTTTTGTTTATCTTTGTGGCAAAACACTACCGTGGTAAGACCTATATTCAGGGTGATGAATCCGACACATCGCTGGCTCAGGAAGAAGGGGTTCAATAA
- a CDS encoding efflux RND transporter periplasmic adaptor subunit yields MTSTQSPSQTRERVVRIAREIEEFAHSNVAPETFFREFLRRVVAGLGATAGAAWLIDESGRLAIKSEVNLADTGFYEEPEAILKNQRLLSDVLSTAEARIFTADGDTDVHLPTDNLIVVAALSIRKKPVGVIEIFQRPNSPKQAHPGYLQFVEQMSGYASHYLAEHEKASKTDASLEVWEEVDQFVLQLHRSLNLSEVGATVVNDGRQLLNADRVSLAMQYGKKTVITAINGQDKVNKRANTVRLLSNLSNKVLSMRETFIYSGSVDAIPPQIEEPLADYLQESGTRMIMIVPLFEPDKMIKHDEEALGGRKSDVPKKLIGGLIVEQITDSQPRPHLENHAELLSGHIATGIANSRSYESIFLMPFWRFIGRCFAALRGKTLVKTLIILAVLIAVGITLALVPYDYRVSCDGRLMPTIQREVFTNWEGEVVDIHVESGQRVKKGDLLVEIRNDELKAEVLGVKNELRGLALQLQATVANLQAGNDKRPNKDIIELRGKSNELRTQIFGLKKHLEILEGRLDKLNVKAPIDGVVTTFQIEQLLKDRPVQRGELLLEIMDDTGPWQLELDVEEKRMGHIFKAMDRKGDIDLPVEFILATSNELSYEGEVTEISTRVNQSEETGSIVETYATFEKEKLPSLRIGAEVSAKIDCGQRSLFYVLFGDVVETCRRFFWL; encoded by the coding sequence ATGACAAGCACTCAATCACCTAGCCAGACCCGTGAACGTGTAGTTCGTATCGCACGGGAAATTGAAGAGTTCGCTCATTCAAATGTGGCACCGGAAACATTTTTCCGTGAGTTTCTCCGCAGGGTTGTTGCCGGCCTCGGAGCAACAGCGGGTGCCGCCTGGTTAATTGATGAGAGTGGTCGGCTTGCGATCAAAAGTGAAGTCAATTTGGCTGACACTGGTTTTTATGAAGAGCCAGAAGCAATTCTCAAGAATCAGCGATTATTGTCTGATGTCTTATCCACCGCAGAAGCACGCATTTTTACCGCCGATGGTGATACCGACGTCCATTTACCCACAGATAACCTGATTGTCGTCGCGGCTTTATCCATCCGGAAAAAGCCGGTTGGCGTGATTGAGATCTTCCAACGCCCGAATTCCCCCAAACAGGCTCATCCTGGGTATTTGCAATTTGTGGAGCAAATGTCCGGTTATGCATCGCACTATCTGGCAGAACACGAAAAGGCCAGTAAAACCGATGCTTCACTGGAAGTGTGGGAAGAAGTCGACCAGTTTGTGTTGCAACTTCATCGCAGCCTGAATTTATCAGAAGTGGGCGCTACGGTTGTTAATGATGGCAGGCAACTGCTGAATGCAGACCGGGTGAGTCTCGCCATGCAGTACGGTAAAAAAACTGTTATTACTGCCATCAATGGTCAGGATAAAGTAAACAAACGCGCTAACACTGTGCGACTGCTTTCCAATCTCTCCAATAAAGTGCTTTCCATGCGAGAGACCTTTATTTATTCAGGATCTGTGGATGCAATTCCACCTCAAATTGAGGAACCACTGGCAGATTACCTGCAGGAAAGTGGGACCCGTATGATTATGATCGTACCACTCTTTGAGCCTGACAAAATGATTAAACATGATGAAGAGGCTTTGGGTGGTCGCAAAAGTGACGTACCGAAAAAGCTGATTGGTGGGCTGATCGTCGAACAGATTACCGATAGTCAACCAAGGCCACATTTAGAAAATCATGCAGAATTATTATCGGGCCATATTGCCACTGGTATCGCGAACTCACGCAGTTACGAAAGCATCTTCCTGATGCCGTTCTGGAGGTTCATCGGCCGTTGCTTTGCTGCCTTACGTGGGAAAACCCTAGTAAAAACTCTGATCATTCTTGCAGTCCTCATTGCTGTCGGAATCACACTCGCTTTAGTTCCCTATGATTACCGTGTTAGTTGTGATGGCAGATTGATGCCCACCATCCAACGCGAAGTGTTTACCAACTGGGAAGGCGAAGTGGTTGACATTCATGTTGAAAGTGGTCAGCGTGTGAAAAAAGGAGATCTGCTGGTAGAAATCCGAAATGACGAATTAAAAGCAGAAGTACTGGGTGTAAAAAACGAACTCAGAGGTTTAGCATTACAATTGCAAGCTACTGTCGCAAATCTTCAAGCAGGAAATGACAAACGGCCAAACAAAGATATTATTGAGTTACGAGGTAAATCAAATGAATTACGAACACAAATCTTTGGACTCAAAAAACACCTTGAGATTCTAGAGGGCCGCCTTGATAAATTGAATGTCAAAGCCCCCATTGACGGTGTGGTTACCACATTTCAAATTGAACAACTTTTAAAAGACCGTCCTGTTCAACGGGGTGAATTACTCCTGGAAATTATGGACGACACGGGTCCCTGGCAACTGGAACTTGATGTGGAAGAAAAGCGAATGGGGCATATTTTCAAAGCGATGGATCGAAAAGGAGACATCGATTTGCCCGTGGAATTTATACTGGCCACTTCGAATGAGTTAAGCTATGAAGGCGAAGTGACTGAGATTTCGACACGTGTTAATCAATCCGAAGAAACTGGTAGTATTGTGGAAACCTATGCGACATTTGAAAAAGAAAAATTGCCTTCGTTACGCATTGGAGCGGAAGTCAGCGCTAAAATTGATTGCGGGCAACGCAGTCTGTTCTATGTTCTCTTTGGCGATGTCGTAGAAACCTGCCGCCGCTTCTTCTGGCTATAA
- a CDS encoding efflux RND transporter periplasmic adaptor subunit: protein MKLNLAKTFCCAILLIGTSWILTESSSNAGEQPQEKSDSAAPVSAITINECRIKLIDRVILGSDRPGVLDYVEPSEGEKVKKGQEIAALKTESLKAARKTAETRASNDIEIRYSKKARDTSYVELEINLDINKRVPGTITPLDIKRLELNAEKSDLQIEQAEMEFQMNKLQLEEIDAQLKETKIIAPFDGVVTKKFRSTGEVVRHGDEVLELVSTKRVKVEGYVNIQDTWKFHEGTPVEVEVDIPGIRLPIEDRKYHGKITFIDVEVEPIHGKSIKVWAEVENPDNVLKAGYMATMKILPDKSNSKVAQETSVKK from the coding sequence ATGAAGTTAAACTTAGCGAAAACCTTTTGCTGTGCGATACTGTTAATTGGGACAAGTTGGATCTTGACCGAAAGCAGCTCGAATGCAGGTGAACAACCGCAGGAGAAATCGGATTCAGCAGCACCTGTTTCTGCCATTACGATCAATGAATGCCGCATTAAGCTAATTGATCGTGTTATTTTAGGTAGTGATCGTCCCGGTGTTCTGGATTACGTAGAGCCCAGTGAAGGAGAAAAGGTCAAAAAGGGTCAGGAAATTGCCGCGTTAAAAACAGAATCACTTAAAGCGGCACGTAAGACAGCCGAAACGCGTGCCTCGAATGATATTGAGATTCGTTATTCCAAAAAAGCCAGAGATACTTCTTATGTAGAGCTGGAAATCAATCTGGATATCAACAAACGAGTGCCTGGTACCATTACACCACTGGATATCAAGCGTTTGGAACTCAATGCCGAAAAAAGCGATTTACAAATCGAACAAGCTGAGATGGAATTCCAGATGAATAAATTGCAGCTTGAAGAAATCGACGCTCAGCTCAAAGAAACTAAGATAATTGCACCCTTTGATGGGGTTGTGACCAAAAAATTCCGTTCTACTGGCGAAGTCGTTCGTCATGGAGATGAGGTATTAGAGCTAGTCAGCACGAAACGGGTCAAAGTTGAAGGTTATGTAAACATTCAAGATACCTGGAAGTTTCATGAGGGGACTCCGGTTGAAGTGGAAGTGGATATTCCCGGAATCCGTTTACCCATCGAAGATCGAAAATATCATGGAAAAATTACGTTTATTGATGTCGAAGTTGAGCCCATTCATGGAAAGTCCATTAAAGTTTGGGCGGAAGTGGAAAATCCGGATAATGTTCTGAAAGCCGGATATATGGCAACGATGAAGATCCTACCCGACAAGTCAAACAGCAAAGTGGCTCAGGAAACATCGGTTAAAAAATAA
- a CDS encoding tetratricopeptide repeat-containing sulfotransferase family protein, with translation MTNILSEAVKLLQANQAKKAENLLSTYYPANLNNAQFLHLYGLAASDSGDYQSGIERVKKAIALNPNIAEFHHNLAAIYRLVGEFNLSEQHYLTALQIKPDYAEAYFNYSAAKKFTKDDPIVPILEQQLSRSDLSDEDRCFLGFAAGNIFNDIKDYDKAFSYYEVGNRSKNARFDINQFRKEIDQLISVFSARFIQQSAAWGSASQVPVFILGMPRTGTTLVEQILSSHPGVHGAGELPDIASIAGTMRQHATQKSNFPECVTHLPDNIFSGFADAYLRRLRTFDQSAVRIINKMPPNFLYLGLITIMFPEAKVIHCQRHPLDTCLSCYFQRFRRGHDYSFNLKHLGLYYREYERLMEHWRNVLPMKPYELHYSELVANQEAQSRSLIDFIDVSWDERCLNFQENNRPVTTASNLQVRRPMNQSGLDRWKNYDRHLGALREALGISESE, from the coding sequence ATGACCAATATCCTTTCCGAAGCTGTCAAACTACTGCAGGCCAATCAGGCAAAAAAAGCAGAAAACCTTTTAAGTACTTACTATCCAGCAAATTTAAATAATGCGCAATTCCTACATTTATATGGACTGGCGGCTTCAGATTCCGGGGACTATCAGTCCGGTATCGAACGGGTGAAAAAAGCGATTGCTTTGAACCCGAATATTGCTGAGTTTCATCATAATCTTGCAGCCATCTATCGGCTTGTAGGGGAATTCAACCTGTCAGAGCAACATTATCTGACAGCGTTGCAAATAAAACCTGATTATGCAGAGGCTTATTTCAATTATTCTGCCGCCAAAAAGTTTACCAAAGATGATCCGATTGTTCCCATTCTCGAACAACAATTGTCACGATCTGATCTTTCCGATGAAGACCGTTGTTTTTTGGGATTTGCTGCTGGCAATATTTTCAATGATATCAAGGACTATGATAAAGCATTTTCTTATTATGAGGTGGGAAATCGTTCCAAAAATGCTCGTTTCGATATTAACCAGTTCCGGAAGGAAATAGATCAACTCATTTCCGTCTTTTCTGCCAGGTTCATCCAGCAAAGTGCTGCATGGGGATCTGCCAGCCAGGTCCCCGTCTTTATCTTGGGAATGCCCAGGACGGGAACAACACTGGTGGAGCAGATCTTGTCCAGTCATCCTGGGGTTCATGGAGCAGGGGAGTTGCCCGATATCGCGAGCATTGCGGGAACAATGAGACAACATGCGACTCAGAAATCAAATTTTCCGGAATGTGTAACACATCTCCCTGATAATATCTTTTCAGGATTTGCAGATGCCTATCTGCGCCGTTTGCGGACGTTCGACCAGTCGGCTGTGAGGATAATCAATAAGATGCCTCCTAACTTTTTGTATCTCGGACTGATTACGATCATGTTTCCTGAAGCAAAGGTCATCCATTGCCAGAGACATCCACTTGATACTTGCCTCTCCTGCTATTTTCAACGTTTTCGCAGAGGGCATGACTATTCTTTCAATTTGAAGCACTTAGGACTTTATTACCGGGAATACGAACGATTAATGGAACATTGGCGAAACGTACTGCCGATGAAACCTTATGAGTTACACTATTCTGAACTGGTAGCCAATCAAGAAGCGCAGAGCAGGAGCTTAATCGATTTTATTGATGTTTCCTGGGATGAGCGTTGTCTGAATTTCCAGGAAAATAATCGGCCAGTGACAACCGCAAGTAATTTACAAGTCCGCCGTCCCATGAATCAGTCAGGTTTAGATCGCTGGAAAAACTATGATCGTCATCTCGGAGCCCTTCGAGAAGCCTTGGGTATTTCTGAATCCGAATGA
- a CDS encoding HEAT repeat domain-containing protein: MRTKITQPFQFSHINVSISLILYTLIILAAPSRAKVSADLIKLKNGGEIRGKIVPSTKTASKETRIMKTLSGGSIRIDAQHIEFITNRPLVIEEYETKSKNIEDTVEAHLKLAEWCSQKHLRAQRNQEMEQIIRLDPDHAKARASLGYTKRNGEWTTRDEVMRSNGYIKYKGRYVSSAELELLEKNEADLEKEREWIKKIKLWLAWTNGNDLLRQQVGLRKIQGVSDPYAVAGLARLMGKHKSIAIRSLLVSTLTQISGDKPLRPLAELVLTDPSQVIRTAALEALTKRDATKAIAYFIQALKNKSNVIVQRAGNGLEAIGDQSVIPDLISALITKHTYRVRVPDATSTYSYNTNGTFGNSGVVLPPDIEAGLLAGRYPNGVIVLPSQQPKIRMRTVSVKYSHQNEAILLALQKISKQNFGYNERLWRLWWASTQNQTGIVPILQ, translated from the coding sequence ATGAGAACTAAAATCACACAACCATTTCAATTCTCTCACATCAATGTCTCCATCAGTCTGATTTTATACACATTGATCATTCTGGCTGCCCCTTCACGAGCCAAAGTATCGGCAGATTTAATCAAGCTAAAAAATGGTGGTGAAATACGAGGAAAAATTGTCCCCTCAACAAAAACGGCGTCAAAAGAAACTCGTATAATGAAAACTCTTTCGGGGGGCTCAATCCGTATCGATGCCCAACACATTGAATTTATCACGAATCGCCCCCTCGTCATCGAAGAATATGAGACAAAGTCTAAAAATATTGAAGACACCGTTGAAGCACACCTTAAACTTGCTGAGTGGTGTTCGCAAAAACATCTGCGTGCACAGCGAAATCAAGAAATGGAACAGATCATCCGTCTCGACCCTGATCATGCGAAAGCACGTGCCTCACTGGGATACACAAAACGGAATGGCGAATGGACAACCCGTGATGAGGTCATGCGAAGCAATGGTTATATCAAATACAAAGGGCGTTATGTTTCTTCTGCGGAACTGGAATTACTGGAAAAGAATGAAGCGGATCTGGAGAAAGAACGTGAATGGATTAAGAAAATCAAGCTCTGGCTGGCCTGGACTAACGGCAATGATCTTTTAAGACAGCAAGTGGGATTAAGAAAGATTCAAGGTGTCTCAGACCCTTATGCTGTGGCTGGCCTGGCCCGGCTGATGGGTAAGCATAAGAGCATCGCCATTCGATCCCTGCTCGTTTCCACTCTAACTCAAATCTCTGGTGACAAGCCGTTACGTCCCCTCGCTGAATTAGTACTTACCGATCCGAGTCAGGTAATTCGAACCGCTGCACTAGAAGCACTCACAAAACGAGACGCGACTAAAGCAATTGCTTATTTCATTCAAGCTTTAAAAAATAAATCAAATGTCATCGTGCAACGAGCCGGAAATGGCCTGGAAGCAATTGGAGATCAATCTGTGATCCCGGATCTGATTTCTGCATTAATTACCAAGCATACGTATCGAGTCAGGGTTCCCGATGCAACTTCGACTTACAGTTACAATACGAATGGTACATTTGGAAACTCAGGAGTCGTGCTACCGCCTGATATTGAAGCAGGACTATTAGCGGGTCGTTATCCTAACGGTGTGATTGTATTGCCTTCTCAACAACCAAAGATTCGAATGCGAACGGTATCTGTAAAATATTCTCACCAGAACGAAGCCATTTTGCTGGCACTCCAAAAGATTAGTAAACAAAATTTTGGCTACAATGAACGATTGTGGCGCCTCTGGTGGGCATCGACTCAAAACCAAACGGGTATTGTTCCCATTCTTCAATAA
- a CDS encoding outer membrane protein assembly factor BamB family protein: MSGWKKLVSGFLTLFLMVSLTDCLQAQRLNESSVGISLLSNRQLVQYDLDRVWWGQATVDASRDRIVHLSLDEINLYALASSGIITAFDNETGKKLWATQLGRGDAITYPPVSNSKYVFITVGMKLYSINRLNGEIDWELQLPNSASTSPTVDEDSIYVGTLKGRMFAWDLKKLDELSSESKLPAWRDGAIRWTYQTGAAIRTPPIVTNRTLIFASQDGSLYSVTLTDRQLAFQFETDAPISANLAEFGNSVFLASEDQNLYCLNLLNGIVRWRIRTSFPLRKPVTVLDNEVYLSSNKNGLFQLSATSGQEKWWQPLGSTFVSMSPTRVYASDKLGNLLILSRNDGAVLSAVPLRKFQVKLMNERTDRIFCSSESGLIMCLKQSDLPFPIRFKHQDRYPILPEMTPEPETTDSQTTDAVNENANQ; the protein is encoded by the coding sequence ATGTCTGGTTGGAAGAAATTGGTTTCTGGTTTTCTGACGTTGTTTCTGATGGTCTCGTTGACTGATTGTCTTCAGGCACAAAGACTCAATGAATCTTCAGTAGGCATCTCTCTACTTTCAAATCGGCAACTGGTTCAATACGATTTGGATCGTGTCTGGTGGGGGCAAGCCACAGTTGACGCTTCACGAGATCGAATTGTTCATTTGTCATTGGATGAAATCAATTTATACGCGCTTGCGAGTTCCGGGATTATTACTGCGTTCGACAATGAAACAGGAAAAAAACTATGGGCAACGCAACTGGGGAGAGGTGATGCAATTACTTATCCTCCCGTTTCAAATTCGAAGTATGTTTTTATTACCGTTGGAATGAAATTGTATTCAATCAACAGATTAAATGGTGAGATTGACTGGGAATTGCAACTTCCAAACTCGGCTTCGACCAGCCCTACAGTCGATGAAGATTCGATCTATGTTGGGACATTGAAGGGGCGCATGTTTGCCTGGGATTTGAAAAAGCTGGATGAGTTGAGTAGTGAATCCAAGTTACCTGCCTGGCGCGACGGTGCCATTCGCTGGACCTATCAGACAGGAGCAGCAATTAGAACACCTCCCATTGTAACAAATCGCACATTGATTTTTGCGAGCCAGGACGGATCACTCTATTCTGTGACTCTGACTGACCGCCAATTGGCATTTCAGTTTGAGACAGACGCTCCCATCTCCGCGAATTTGGCCGAATTTGGAAACAGTGTTTTTCTCGCTTCAGAAGACCAGAATTTGTACTGTCTGAATTTGTTAAATGGAATTGTACGCTGGCGAATTCGTACTTCTTTTCCACTACGTAAACCAGTCACCGTTTTAGACAATGAAGTTTATCTTTCATCAAACAAGAACGGGCTTTTTCAGCTCTCGGCAACATCAGGTCAGGAAAAATGGTGGCAACCGTTGGGATCGACTTTTGTTTCCATGTCACCGACACGTGTTTATGCGTCTGATAAACTTGGAAATTTACTGATTCTTTCCCGTAATGATGGTGCCGTGCTTTCTGCAGTTCCCCTCAGAAAGTTCCAGGTGAAATTGATGAATGAACGGACAGATCGTATTTTCTGTTCTTCAGAATCTGGTTTAATTATGTGTCTGAAACAGAGTGACCTTCCATTTCCTATCCGTTTCAAACACCAGGATCGCTATCCCATTCTGCCTGAAATGACTCCGGAGCCAGAGACAACGGATTCTCAGACGACAGACGCAGTGAATGAAAATGCCAATCAGTAA
- the purH gene encoding bifunctional phosphoribosylaminoimidazolecarboxamide formyltransferase/IMP cyclohydrolase: MSNSHPRRALVSVSDKSDLDVFVKGLAELGFEFVSTGGTRRYLEEQGVNVIDISEYTGFPEIMNGRVKTLHPKVHGAILGRPDLAGDAEAIKEFEIVPFELVICNLYPFEETIAKPDVSLSEAIEQIDIGGPSMVRSAAKNHAYIGIVTSQAQYHRVLEAIQAGPLTPEFRLELSAAAFEMTACYDRAVANYMASVLPSEQDEDSRFASQMSINLVRRNQLRYGENPHQSAAFYVEKAPPAASVALAEQLNGKELSYNNFLDLDAALQIASDFEKPAAVVIKHTNPCGCATADLLGEAFEKAYAGDPVSAFGSIMSFNRPIDRETAEKLCEPNRFIEAIIAPDYDPEAFELLTTKPKWKKNVRLMKCPLPESPACASLDYRRVSGGLLVQEKDELRDDTSGWKVVTKREPTAQEVNDLSFGWIVCRHVKSNAIVLAKDEMLIGAGAGQMSRLDSSYIAAYKAGERSQGAIVASDAFFPFRDGVDEAAKAGVTAIIQPGGSVRDEEVIEACNEHQIAMIFTGRRHFKH, encoded by the coding sequence ATGAGTAATTCGCATCCGCGTCGTGCATTAGTGAGTGTCAGTGATAAGTCAGACCTGGACGTTTTTGTCAAAGGTCTTGCTGAATTGGGATTTGAATTTGTATCAACGGGGGGAACCCGCCGCTATTTGGAAGAGCAGGGAGTCAATGTGATTGACATCTCTGAATATACAGGCTTTCCCGAAATCATGAATGGACGCGTCAAGACACTTCACCCGAAAGTGCATGGTGCGATTCTAGGTAGACCTGACTTAGCCGGTGATGCTGAAGCTATCAAGGAATTTGAAATCGTTCCTTTTGAGTTAGTCATCTGTAATCTCTATCCTTTCGAAGAGACAATTGCCAAACCTGACGTCTCTTTATCGGAAGCAATCGAGCAAATTGATATTGGTGGTCCCAGTATGGTCCGTTCTGCTGCGAAAAATCATGCTTACATTGGGATTGTCACGTCACAGGCACAGTATCATCGTGTATTAGAAGCAATACAGGCAGGACCGTTGACTCCCGAGTTTCGGCTTGAACTTTCCGCAGCCGCATTCGAAATGACCGCCTGTTACGACCGTGCGGTTGCCAATTATATGGCTTCCGTGCTGCCTTCAGAACAAGATGAAGATTCACGATTTGCCTCGCAAATGAGTATCAATCTTGTACGTCGAAATCAATTACGTTATGGCGAAAACCCTCATCAAAGTGCTGCATTTTATGTAGAGAAAGCGCCTCCTGCGGCAAGTGTCGCGTTGGCTGAGCAGCTAAATGGAAAAGAACTCTCTTATAATAATTTTCTGGATCTGGATGCGGCTTTACAAATCGCAAGTGATTTTGAAAAACCGGCAGCGGTAGTAATTAAGCATACCAATCCCTGTGGTTGTGCAACCGCCGATTTGCTGGGAGAGGCGTTCGAAAAAGCGTATGCCGGTGATCCCGTCAGTGCCTTTGGTTCTATTATGAGTTTTAATCGCCCCATTGATCGAGAGACGGCGGAAAAATTATGTGAGCCGAACCGCTTCATAGAAGCTATTATTGCACCCGATTATGATCCAGAGGCATTTGAACTGCTGACTACTAAGCCTAAGTGGAAAAAAAATGTGCGGTTGATGAAATGCCCGTTGCCGGAATCGCCTGCTTGTGCCAGTCTTGATTATCGCAGGGTCTCGGGAGGTTTACTGGTTCAGGAGAAAGATGAACTGCGCGATGACACTTCAGGTTGGAAAGTTGTCACAAAACGCGAACCAACGGCTCAAGAAGTAAACGATTTGTCATTCGGCTGGATTGTGTGCCGACATGTAAAGTCAAATGCCATCGTCTTGGCGAAGGACGAAATGCTGATTGGTGCTGGTGCAGGTCAGATGAGCCGTCTCGATTCATCTTATATTGCTGCTTACAAAGCCGGTGAGCGAAGCCAGGGGGCAATTGTTGCTTCTGATGCCTTCTTCCCGTTTCGCGACGGAGTGGATGAAGCGGCTAAAGCTGGTGTGACTGCCATCATTCAACCCGGAGGTTCAGTGCGGGATGAAGAAGTAATTGAAGCCTGTAATGAGCACCAGATCGCGATGATCTTCACTGGTCGCCGACATTTTAAACATTAA